The sequence ggggagagtaggctgggcgaaggcagcaacagtagtcggagacgatgaatttatcaagatgtgggaagttctccctcggaagggagaaacaacctcacatctggggaggaaactttccctcggaagggaaagttgtccaacccctggaggcgaacctcctggttagcgttctaagatggtctgaagtgctggtcatgttgtcacgggcgtacttctaagagaagtgaTGACCCTCATGACGACGTCCTTTGAGGGACGGCATTGACAGCatattccccaggcatgaacagaacagctctgcttcgtcggtactcttagtcgaatgaagaaaaaactgcatagttaactgggaaaaaaaataaaattaatcatttaacagaaaattccctagggaagaactccgaagaggaaccccgagggaacaacataaaaataagtattgcgccctcccttccccagtcgacatccacgggagaagggggagcagagtaactgtaataataaaacagaattacaattacttAAATctgctaagaatattcactaatagtgagaaccactgatcctccgaagggaagtggtGCCCACGGAGAAAAGCTGTAAAGttcaaattacaattataatttcactagaaataattgagacaaacaatcagaAGCGCAagctaacccgcgaacgggaaaggtgctcttcccaatagtacactgctgttgaaaggtgaacgaccttgagaagagaaagaccgtagtcaatctctgagaggccacattcccttcgctcagtaatccatgtttcccgtagaaaaagggaaaaggcaaagacaatagttgaataaagagggtccaggcgatgacgattcctcTGCGGTGGCCGAGTCAACGGTTATATGCCAACGGGAAggccgatggaccagagagggagaggtcgttccccacgaagtggaactgtgctggccttgttccggtgctaatgtacgcaagtgtcgttgtcgtatatgtatcacatgcacagcacaaacactgaaaaggaaacttatcacatttctaaacatatatatacataaacattaagaatgttttcatatacaggtaatgctcgacttacgacctatgcgacttatgacgattcgactgactttttttttttcagggtgatgacgtcatcagtctatcggaaataggacgaatatttctttgaaaataatctattttcttgtataaaaataaagtgatttaccttgtttaattattattttttcattgttaatattcagtattttttttcagtaaaaaatacattaagaagttttaatatctgtcaagttcatattatatgtctggtgacgtcacatcactggCAGAAAGCGACCAGGAAATACtgtacagtgatttccttccaataggctaacaattaatattattattctcattatcgaaatatcaagtaacgatacaaagtattttgtgggtctgtatcggttgtcatgagtactacgtagcataAATTTGACTGTACTGTATGCTAGTtatatttaatctctgataatagatcgatgttAAGAAAGTATacgaataggacaaatattttctggaaaataatatatttccttttacattataaaaataaaatacttttgctttgtaagtaagtattttctttacatttcttgcaagaaaaaaggaaatgaatttacatatttggcaagtcattcttcgtagagtttacgtcacgtgtcttgtgatgTCATGTACAGTATCTGGCGGAagtgcgctgacaaaccgaatgatttcctttcattgttaccgagtaatcttattccagcattcccatcatcgaaacatcgAGTAACgaaatcaagtgttttagtggtctgtatcattagttatgagattagtacaacttaccgtaaagttaagaaaaaagtctgatgacgtcatatttctggcagaaggcgagaggcaaatcaagtgatttccttctgatgcgttactattcccataatcgaaacaacAAATAATGATATggagatttttttaataattttcaaagaaatatgaagatttaactgaattaaaaatcaaaatacggggtagagagagagagagagagagagagagagagagagagagagagagagagagagagagagagagagagagagaggtgcatattccttttataactaataataaggtctataaaggAAATATATGAAGAATGTGATagcctataacatattggcgctgatataatactcattatgaagagatttcgaatgtcaagaaaattatataaatcagtgttattcgtactatatgtgcgcataatcgtaatacggcagcgtgaccttgagatcagctgatgccaaccgaaagtaaatcaaaagtatttgttgattattgatatgatcaaGACACTGAAAAATAAACGTGCAttgataaaccacaattaaacacaataatgtccaatgaaatatgaaggcttaatattgaactaaaaattgaatacagtactgtatgaagctttaaaaatgaacaacCCGTATACGATTGCGAgagcgagcgcacacacacacacagagaaagagCTACTGTACACTATTCCGCATTATACATAATGATAAGATGAACTGCATGGATATTGATTTCCTTTAACTTATtggaaattctaaaagaaaaaaaaatatgccatacgtatgtacgccatattttgatactgtaggtagcggcactttcagatcaactgatcataaccaaaggtagacaaaattttaagtacttctcgattggtaaaatgcttcaaaatttgaaaaatagaatacaaaaatgcattaatagagcatatgatatcctaagaaacaaaatgtaataatgatagacattaagaaaatattgataaaatatgatcgagacaattgccgaatcataacgcatcataaaaaatctacggaaacttcattGTTTTAGTTCGACATATGACGAAATAGACTTACGACGCACCTCTTGGTCCCGATCTCTGTCATAAGTCAGCGAatacctgtatatactgtacatgtataagaaaaagtaagttaaaagataagaattaatggcagtccagaataggcgaggaggaagagcggaaacaactgctttccatccgagccaaaagtaaagtgactaaatcacaggtgtgtgaacgggagtggtagcaagctaaccccctccCCTACCCCGGCTAACTAGAGGTGTGGGTAGTtagccctcgctaaattttaatggctcgtcatttcagctccgccgatagtataaccctaataaatagcgtggtttgtattccagttacggaacaaatggctgGTTAACCTTTCCTAACTTCTAatagcttgtcctttcagcttcgccaaaagtaatacctatataaatagcgttggtttgtattccagttatggaacaaaccaCATTTTATTGTATATCACAGAAATCATTTATATCACTTTGTGAGTGGATGTAAATTAtgtttacagtatactgtacagtattgcaattaaaaacatgtttttccattgTTATCATCATTGATTGGTATATTTTGAGGGTGAAACAGACTAAAATTTCTAAAGTTATTTCATATGGGAAAAACTGAGATACGAGCTCGATCCAAGAACAAATTatactcgtatgtcgaggtattactgtatattctTCCAAAGGGATTAGTGAGTTCTGGTAAAACTAAAGTAATAAAACTATACTGTAGTATCAACAAACCTGCAGATAAATATGCTTCAACTGGTTCATAGTTGCCTTCCACAACACCATTGCATGCATTCAACCAAGCCCAATCCGCTTCCCGTAATCGACGTCTAAGCTGCCGCAACAGTCGTTCAGTTTCGTAGTTATTCAGAGCCATGGCTCCTTCTCCAGGTCGATGACTGACAGCACCCGGCCCAATATTTGTGCTCAAGTTAGTAGCAATACTACTATTTTCATTAGTTTCATTCGCGTTTCTTTGGGATATTAGCTGCTGTTCTTGGACCAGAGTTTCACTAATACGAGATTTgctaatttcaataatattttctcGGTTTTTAGCATTAATGTCAGTCTGTTGAACATCACTTGTTTCTCGTATAATTTCCACTTTGTTGGGTATCTCACAAGGTTCACTTGGTGTTGTAACTatatttgaactattattattattgtttttgctatctgttggaggaggaggagtagcaaggCGGGCCGGTTGCGACTGAGCTGCAGGAGGGGAAAGACCTTTGGGGGTACCACACATGACACACTTAGTTGAGCGTGGCCAATTTTCATATGTACATGCACGGCAGCGCCATTTGTAACTAGGCACAGCCGGCTCTCCTTCATGACGAGATTGAGACTGAGTCATTCCTGCCCCTTGGGGACTACATCGTCCTGCTCCACCAGGGGGTGTTCCTCCAGGACTCTGATTTTCTGCTCCTGCTCCATGAGCACAACCTTGCTGTCCTGAAACACCTTTGTTTGGGCTTTGCCCGCCTGTGCGGTTATTAGTCGGTGTGGTGGTGGTAATGCATGATCCTGTGAATGATTTGGCAGACGTAACGAGGGTAGGAGAAGTAGTGATTGATGTAATTGCAGTGGTTGCTGAAGGAATAGGAGCAGCAGGGTTACGAGGTATGGTAGTGACAGGTTTTGTAGGCGAAGGTGAAGCTGGCTTGGCTAATGACAAATTTGCCATTTGGTCAGCTAATGAAAGGCGAGGTGTGCGGCATTGAGTACAACGTAGTGCTTTTGGAAAATTGCGGTACGTACACAAGTGGCAAGTCCATTTGTCTACCTCTTGTGGAGGAAGACCACCTTCTGGTGATGGTCTGGTTGGAGGTGCAGCCTGACATCCCAACTGGTAGATGTCGGTGCCGGATTCTACAATGAGATGGGGTGAACGGGGTACTGTACACATGGTGCACCGTAAAGCACTGGCAAAATTGAGATACGTGCATCTTCCACATTGCCATTTCTTGCCTCCTTCACTCATGTTGTCAGACACCCTCCTATGTTGAAACCAAAGTGGAGTCCCAGAATGGCAGAAGGACTATGATGGCATGTGTGGTGAACAATGACAGTGTGATGATGATGACTGAAAAATGCAAGCGTGTGGTGTTGGGAGGGATGGCGGTGGTAGTGGGTggccccaaaaattggggaaagaGTGCCGTTTACCACACAACCATGGCACTCTCTTACCACTCTTGCTCACACCATACTCCACTATCTCAGCACCATTATCCAGTCTGAAATTCCAGGAGcaactgaaagaaaagaaaaacagtatATCGTATATAGTCATGGAATACTAAATATTTAAGTTATAGATACTGTAACAATCAAACAATGGAccattttaaattttcataaaaccAAATTATCTCTTTACAAAATGACAAATtctaaaaataattcatatttttccttattACACTATACAAACCCGAGTTTTTTACTATTGGAATAGAATAACAGCGAAGGCTGgaatacctccaag comes from Palaemon carinicauda isolate YSFRI2023 chromosome 19, ASM3689809v2, whole genome shotgun sequence and encodes:
- the trbd gene encoding ubiquitin thioesterase trabid, producing MSEGGKKWQCGRCTYLNFASALRCTMCTVPRSPHLIVESGTDIYQLGCQAAPPTRPSPEGGLPPQEVDKWTCHLCTYRNFPKALRCTQCRTPRLSLADQMANLSLAKPASPSPTKPVTTIPRNPAAPIPSATTAITSITTSPTLVTSAKSFTGSCITTTTPTNNRTGGQSPNKGVSGQQGCAHGAGAENQSPGGTPPGGAGRCSPQGAGMTQSQSRHEGEPAVPSYKWRCRACTYENWPRSTKCVMCGTPKGLSPPAAQSQPARLATPPPPTDSKNNNNNSSNIVTTPSEPCEIPNKVEIIRETSDVQQTDINAKNRENIIEISKSRISETLVQEQQLISQRNANETNENSSIATNLSTNIGPGAVSHRPGEGAMALNNYETERLLRQLRRRLREADWAWLNACNGVVEGNYEPVEAYLSAGGDPMRQLTSADVKLLSRPSAFDEGHTLVHLAIRFGREDLLATILSRMDGGGTGVKRVPSYVAPDLANDIRRHMSTSIRQRKGPFPCHFVSELVTFSLPADIEDLPVSVQEQLFEELLDKDAQKQLEEDAPIINWSLEITDRLGSRLYALWNRTAGDCLLDSMLQSTWGVFDRENVLRRALSDSLSEASHLFYPRWKEYERWQARLLDYYVPEGQVLEEWAELICLASQPGAALEQLHIFVLAHILRRPVIVYGVKCVKSFRGEDLGFARFEGVYLPLLWEPSFCWKSPIALGYTRGHFSALVPIEPDSPDNLGAGAILDAGESQVVFLPLMTHDAKLLPVHFLTQAEVGCEETLLRQWLEVCVSEGGVLVAQQHLTKKPLTVAQMTEEWLNHYRRLAVTMVLK